The nucleotide window CTCCAGGTCGTGCCGGAAGTCCTCGGTGAGGGACTCCAGGCCGCAGCCGGTGTGGTGGATGAGGACCACGCTGCGGGTGCCGAGGGCCCGCTGGCTGATGGTGAGGGAGCGGATGACGTCGTCGGTGACGACGCCGCCCGCGTTGCGGATCGTGTGGCAGTCGCCCAGCTCCAGGCCGAGCGCGGCGTGCAGGTCGAGGCGGGCGTCCATGCAGGCCACGACCGCGACGCGGAGCACGGGCCGGGCGTCCATCCCGGGGTCGGTGAAGGCGGCGGCGTAACTCGCGTTGGCGTCGACGAGGCGATCGGTGACGGTGTCGCCCGCGAATATGGCGTCTTCGGGTCCGGTGGGAACTGATGCAGAAGTCGTCATAAGCATGACGGTACTGGTCACGGGGGCCGTAAGCCCTGTGTGAGAGAGGACAAAGAACCTCATTGAGGCTTGTTGTGAGGTAACCCACACAGGGAGCGGAAACACGGCTGTACGGGTGATTGAACCGTGTTTGTCGCTCCGTTCCGGAGGGTCGTCGCGACGCGCAGGCCGGTTGATTGACCGCGAGAGGGCGTGGACTAGAGTGACGCGGAGCGGGAGGCGAGGCCCCCTGCTGGACTGAAATCCCAGGAGATCCGGCGACAGTCAGGCATCTCCCCACGTGCGCGGCGCGTACGTACGGCTCGGCCTCCTCCCGCTCCCGGTCGGCCGGCACTCCCCGGCGCCGGCAGGCCGCCCTTCGAGCGGCGGGGACCCGGCGGTGCGGGACGCTCGCGCCGGACCTGAGAGGGCCCCTTGAGCAACAGCCGCCACGTCCCCGTCATGCTCCGGCAGTGCCTGGACATGCTGGCCCCGGCCCTCACGGAGCCCGGCGCCGTCGTGGTCGACTGCACACTCGGCCTCGGCGGCCACAGCGAGGCGCTGCTCACCCGGTTCCCCGAGGCCCGGCTCGTCGCCCTCGA belongs to Streptomyces graminofaciens and includes:
- a CDS encoding beta-class carbonic anhydrase, whose translation is MTTSASVPTGPEDAIFAGDTVTDRLVDANASYAAAFTDPGMDARPVLRVAVVACMDARLDLHAALGLELGDCHTIRNAGGVVTDDVIRSLTISQRALGTRSVVLIHHTGCGLESLTEDFRHDLEMEVGQRPAWAVEAFRDVEQDVRQSMQRVRTNPFLVHTDDVRGFVFDVKTGLLREIDPA